The following are encoded in a window of Qipengyuania soli genomic DNA:
- the prsR gene encoding PEP-CTERM-box response regulator transcription factor produces MADTRPTLLIVEDDEGLQAQLKWAYDDFEVVIAGNREAALAALRAEAPPVVTLDLGLPPDPDGTSEGFAVLEAIMAMKPDTKVIVASGHGARESALRAIEQGAYDFYQKPVDIDTLGLIVQRAYRLHQIESENRRLADKVGEDRTVLGSMITAAPEMGKVARTIERVAPTNVSVMLLGASGTGKELLAKGLHQASDRRSGAFIAINCAAIPENLLESELFGHEKGAFTGAVKTTEGKIELADGGTLFLDEVGDIPLPLQVKLLRFLQERTIERIGGRKPIAVDTRIVCATHQDLEAMIGEGTFREDLYYRLAEIVVKVPTLSERPGDAVLLAKHFLARFSAEMNPHVKGFAPDALSAIDNWGWPGNVRELENRVKRAVIMADGKLVGAEDLDLLDTGDDGADLALNLKTAREQADRRMIRQALARTEGNISNTAKLLGISRPTLYDLLKQYDLQA; encoded by the coding sequence ATGGCCGATACGAGACCAACACTGCTCATCGTCGAAGACGACGAAGGCCTGCAGGCACAGCTCAAGTGGGCCTATGACGACTTCGAAGTCGTCATCGCAGGAAACCGCGAGGCGGCGCTGGCGGCCCTGCGCGCGGAAGCGCCGCCTGTCGTTACGCTCGATCTCGGCCTGCCGCCGGATCCCGACGGCACGAGCGAAGGCTTTGCGGTGCTTGAGGCGATCATGGCTATGAAGCCGGACACCAAGGTCATCGTCGCATCGGGTCACGGCGCGCGTGAAAGCGCTCTGCGTGCGATCGAGCAGGGCGCCTACGATTTCTATCAGAAGCCCGTCGACATCGACACGCTGGGCCTGATCGTCCAGCGGGCCTATCGCCTGCACCAGATCGAAAGCGAGAACCGCCGCCTTGCGGACAAGGTTGGCGAGGATCGCACGGTCCTCGGTTCCATGATCACGGCAGCGCCGGAAATGGGCAAGGTCGCACGCACCATCGAACGTGTCGCACCGACCAATGTCTCTGTCATGCTCCTGGGAGCGAGTGGTACCGGCAAGGAACTCCTCGCCAAGGGTCTGCATCAGGCAAGCGACCGACGCAGCGGAGCCTTCATCGCCATCAACTGCGCGGCGATCCCCGAGAATTTGCTCGAAAGTGAGCTGTTCGGGCATGAAAAGGGCGCATTCACCGGGGCGGTAAAGACGACAGAGGGTAAAATCGAACTTGCCGATGGCGGAACCCTGTTCCTCGACGAGGTCGGCGACATTCCCTTGCCGTTGCAAGTGAAGCTCCTCCGTTTCCTGCAGGAGCGAACCATCGAACGCATCGGTGGCCGCAAGCCGATCGCAGTGGACACACGTATCGTCTGTGCGACGCACCAGGACCTCGAAGCCATGATCGGCGAGGGCACCTTCCGCGAGGACCTCTACTATCGCCTGGCCGAGATCGTGGTGAAGGTGCCCACTCTTTCGGAGCGCCCGGGCGACGCCGTGCTCCTCGCCAAGCATTTCCTTGCGCGTTTTTCCGCCGAGATGAACCCGCACGTCAAGGGCTTCGCGCCCGATGCGCTGTCGGCGATCGACAATTGGGGCTGGCCGGGCAATGTCCGCGAACTCGAGAACCGAGTGAAACGCGCAGTGATCATGGCTGATGGCAAGCTCGTCGGTGCCGAAGATCTCGATCTGCTGGATACCGGTGATGATGGCGCGGACCTGGCGCTGAACCTCAAGACGGCTCGCGAGCAGGCCGACAGGCGAATGATCCGTCAGGCTCTCGCAAGAACCGAAGGCAACATTTCGAACACGGCGAAGTTGCTGGGGATCAGTCGGCCGACGCTATACGATCTCCTGAAACAGTATGACCTCCAGGCGTGA
- a CDS encoding bile acid:sodium symporter family protein — MAARTLFADPMLRMLVLAILLAAIVPATGEARIIAQGVANAAIFVLFLLNGLRIARKDIVAGFRNLRFLLPLVLWVFGVMALIGLGLAKLASGWLAPSVALGFLYLGTLPSTVQSATSYTSLAGGNVALSVVGAALLNILGVFVTVPIFLALGGSGSGAVGSEVIMKIMLLLILPFAIGQFAQGWAGLFIAKHKGKIVWIDRFAIAAAIYVAFSGAVEQGIWTRVNVFDWLSILALVALFLLAGNWGAWGAGGVLGLERGDRIAFLFAAAQKSAAVGAPLATIMFPTKTAGFVVIALLIYHFFQLVVAAPIASRLAGPPHPDGADYNGPTTQS, encoded by the coding sequence ATGGCCGCCAGAACGCTTTTCGCCGACCCGATGCTGCGCATGCTCGTCTTGGCAATTCTGTTAGCGGCGATTGTCCCGGCAACCGGTGAGGCGCGCATCATTGCACAAGGTGTGGCCAATGCCGCGATATTCGTGCTCTTCCTGCTCAACGGCCTGCGCATTGCGCGGAAGGACATTGTGGCAGGGTTTAGGAACCTGCGGTTCCTTTTGCCTCTTGTGCTATGGGTATTTGGCGTGATGGCCTTGATCGGTCTCGGTCTCGCGAAGCTCGCATCGGGATGGTTGGCTCCGTCGGTCGCTCTGGGATTCCTCTACCTTGGGACCCTCCCTTCGACGGTGCAGTCTGCGACGTCCTACACATCGCTGGCCGGAGGAAATGTCGCGCTTTCGGTCGTCGGTGCCGCGCTGCTCAACATCCTCGGGGTCTTCGTCACAGTCCCGATCTTCCTCGCCCTGGGTGGCAGCGGAAGCGGGGCTGTCGGTTCCGAAGTCATCATGAAGATCATGCTACTTCTCATCCTGCCATTCGCAATCGGTCAGTTTGCCCAGGGATGGGCGGGCTTGTTCATTGCGAAGCACAAGGGGAAGATCGTCTGGATTGATCGCTTTGCCATCGCTGCGGCGATATATGTCGCATTCTCCGGGGCAGTCGAACAGGGTATCTGGACCCGGGTAAATGTCTTCGACTGGCTGTCGATCCTGGCACTCGTCGCACTGTTCCTGCTGGCCGGGAACTGGGGAGCGTGGGGGGCAGGCGGTGTGCTGGGGCTTGAGCGCGGGGACCGGATCGCATTTCTATTCGCGGCTGCCCAGAAGAGCGCTGCTGTGGGTGCTCCGCTTGCAACTATCATGTTCCCCACCAAAACTGCGGGTTTTGTGGTGATCGCCTTGCTGATCTACCATTTCTTCCAGTTGGTGGTCGCTGCGCCGATCGCTAGCCGGCTGGCTGGTCCACCTCATCCGGATGGCGCCGATTATAACGGACCGACCACGCAAAGCTGA
- a CDS encoding DUF475 domain-containing protein, whose protein sequence is MSTFLRFYGFSLVFTVVCLGLGAWYGFSSTGTIPGTFSMLWIIVVLSVLEISLSFDNAVVNASVLKQMDEVWQKRFLTWGIAFAVFGMRVVFPLAIVAIAAGIGPMDAVNLSLNRPDEYERIVSSAHVGIAGFGGAFLAMVGLKFFFDLDKEIHWIRWIEEQLSRFAALPAAEIALLLLALWGISTMLQPDEALTFLVAGILGLVTFIAVEGINAILEAKEEARALQGAVMRSGLGGFLYLNVLDASFSFDGVIGAFALSNNMIVIALGLSIGAMFVRSMTIHLVRKGTLAAYRFLEHGAFWAIIVLGAIMLLSARFHISETVTGLIGAVLIGLSFAWSVRYNRRHPDEVDQPAG, encoded by the coding sequence ATGAGCACTTTCCTGCGTTTCTACGGCTTTTCGCTGGTCTTCACGGTCGTGTGTCTCGGCTTGGGAGCATGGTACGGGTTTTCCAGCACAGGGACGATCCCGGGCACGTTTTCGATGCTTTGGATCATCGTCGTCCTGTCGGTTCTGGAAATCTCCCTCAGCTTCGACAACGCGGTCGTGAACGCCTCTGTTCTCAAGCAAATGGACGAAGTCTGGCAAAAGCGTTTTCTGACCTGGGGAATTGCCTTTGCCGTTTTCGGTATGCGTGTTGTTTTCCCGCTCGCCATCGTAGCAATCGCCGCCGGGATCGGCCCGATGGACGCGGTGAACCTGTCATTGAACCGTCCAGACGAATATGAACGCATCGTCTCATCCGCACATGTCGGCATTGCTGGTTTCGGCGGGGCGTTCCTGGCCATGGTCGGCCTCAAGTTCTTTTTCGATCTCGACAAGGAGATTCACTGGATACGCTGGATTGAAGAGCAGCTCAGCAGGTTTGCAGCGCTGCCGGCGGCAGAAATCGCCCTTCTCCTCCTCGCGCTGTGGGGCATCTCGACGATGCTGCAGCCAGACGAGGCGCTGACATTCTTGGTTGCGGGGATACTTGGCCTCGTAACCTTCATCGCAGTCGAAGGCATCAACGCGATCCTTGAGGCCAAGGAAGAGGCCCGCGCGCTTCAAGGTGCCGTAATGCGGAGTGGCCTTGGGGGATTCCTATACCTCAACGTCCTTGATGCCAGCTTCAGCTTCGACGGGGTCATTGGTGCCTTCGCCTTGTCGAACAACATGATCGTCATCGCGCTTGGTCTATCCATCGGTGCGATGTTCGTCCGTTCCATGACGATCCACCTTGTTCGCAAAGGTACGCTTGCCGCTTATCGCTTCCTGGAGCACGGCGCCTTCTGGGCGATCATCGTGCTTGGCGCCATCATGCTGCTCTCGGCTCGCTTTCACATATCCGAGACAGTGACAGGGCTGATCGGTGCTGTGCTGATCGGTCTCAGCTTTGCGTGGTCGGTCCGTTATAATCGGCGCCATCCGGATGAGGTGGACCAGCCAGCCGGCTAG
- the panB gene encoding 3-methyl-2-oxobutanoate hydroxymethyltransferase — translation MSTTFQLETSTSRANPTPRPMKRLTVPKIRTRKTDGKTGEPLVMLTAYTARQAQILDRHCDLLLVGDSLGQVIYGLPSTVPVTLEMMAAHGAAVVRGSYHAVVVVDMPFGSYEASKEQAFESASYLVKQTGAAAVKLEGGAPMAETIAFLNQRGIPVMGHVGLTPQAVNVLGGYAARGRTDAEAETIVGDAKALDDAGAFAIVIEGVVEPIAIEVTRSVSCPTIGIGASSQCDGQVLVTEDMLGMFERVPKFVKKFESISEVIERNVAQYAQEVRDRSFPGPEQTYQPKD, via the coding sequence ATGTCAACGACCTTCCAGCTCGAGACGAGCACCAGCCGCGCCAATCCGACTCCCAGGCCGATGAAGCGCCTTACGGTGCCCAAGATCCGCACACGCAAGACCGACGGCAAGACGGGGGAACCACTCGTCATGCTGACGGCATACACCGCGCGACAAGCCCAAATTCTCGATCGGCATTGCGATCTCCTGCTCGTCGGGGATTCGCTCGGGCAGGTAATTTATGGTCTGCCATCCACTGTGCCCGTCACACTGGAAATGATGGCGGCACATGGCGCCGCTGTGGTTCGCGGAAGCTATCATGCAGTTGTCGTAGTGGACATGCCGTTCGGCTCATACGAAGCCTCCAAGGAACAGGCCTTCGAAAGCGCCTCGTATCTCGTCAAGCAGACGGGCGCCGCGGCAGTGAAGCTGGAAGGCGGTGCGCCGATGGCAGAGACCATAGCCTTCCTCAACCAGCGCGGAATCCCTGTGATGGGCCACGTCGGACTGACTCCGCAGGCCGTCAATGTTCTGGGCGGTTATGCCGCACGCGGAAGGACCGATGCCGAGGCAGAAACCATCGTGGGGGATGCCAAGGCGCTCGACGATGCCGGAGCCTTCGCCATTGTTATCGAAGGCGTGGTCGAACCGATCGCCATCGAGGTTACCCGGTCTGTCTCTTGCCCCACGATCGGGATAGGCGCGTCATCGCAATGTGACGGCCAGGTACTGGTGACCGAAGACATGCTCGGCATGTTCGAGCGCGTGCCCAAGTTCGTGAAGAAGTTCGAGAGCATTTCGGAGGTCATTGAACGCAATGTCGCGCAATATGCGCAAGAGGTTCGCGATCGCAGTTTCCCCGGGCCTGAGCAAACCTACCAGCCCAAGGACTGA
- a CDS encoding amino acid permease: MLLDRVKPLDAILATAEKKSLKRTLGWFQLMLFGIGCVIGTGIFVLTAAGAQKAGPGLMLAFAIAGFVCIIAALCYAEIAAMIPVAGSAYTYSYATMGEFLAWTVGWALIMEYAIAAAAVSVGWSGYFSGTFLNELLGVTLPPWLAAGPLALGGAPGGLINLPALLIALLVTGLLIVGTSESAKVNAILVAIKVTALTAFVALTLTSPEFDAERFNPFLPAGIFGGWGTGVGAVGAAATIFFAYVGFDAVSTAAEETKDPQKNVPIGLVGSLLFCTVFYILVAAGAVGTIGGQPIMGPNGVPFPAGSEELARQCATYAADQLPLVCSNEALAHVLRQIGWSGIGNLLGIAAFLALPSVILVLIFGQTRIFFVMARDGLLPEKLSTVHPKYKTPHIVTMMTGGAVALGAAFFPVGKLADISNAGTLYAFMMVAIALLVLRRRDPERKRAFRVPMAWIIAPLTIAGCVFLFLNLPIDAMLFLPGWGVLGIIVYFLYSRGSSHLGRGIVEVVDDVAGEETQIPIHPPAD, encoded by the coding sequence ATGCTCCTGGATAGGGTCAAACCGCTCGACGCCATTCTGGCAACGGCGGAGAAAAAATCGCTCAAGCGCACGCTCGGTTGGTTCCAGCTCATGCTGTTCGGCATCGGCTGCGTGATCGGCACCGGTATCTTCGTTCTTACCGCAGCAGGCGCGCAGAAGGCCGGTCCCGGCCTCATGCTGGCTTTTGCCATCGCAGGGTTCGTCTGCATCATCGCAGCGCTCTGCTACGCTGAGATCGCCGCAATGATCCCGGTCGCTGGATCTGCCTATACCTACAGTTATGCCACCATGGGCGAGTTTCTTGCGTGGACGGTCGGTTGGGCGCTGATCATGGAATACGCCATTGCCGCAGCGGCCGTTTCGGTCGGCTGGTCGGGCTATTTCAGCGGGACCTTCCTGAACGAGTTGTTGGGCGTAACCCTTCCACCATGGCTGGCTGCAGGCCCGCTCGCGCTTGGCGGCGCACCAGGGGGCCTCATCAACCTGCCCGCACTTCTGATTGCCTTGCTGGTCACCGGATTGCTGATCGTCGGGACCAGCGAAAGCGCCAAGGTCAACGCCATCCTCGTGGCAATCAAGGTAACGGCGCTGACGGCCTTCGTTGCGCTGACTTTGACAAGCCCCGAGTTCGATGCTGAACGCTTCAACCCGTTCCTGCCTGCCGGGATCTTCGGTGGCTGGGGAACGGGCGTCGGTGCGGTGGGCGCCGCTGCAACGATCTTCTTCGCATATGTCGGCTTCGACGCGGTTTCTACCGCAGCGGAAGAAACGAAGGATCCGCAGAAGAATGTGCCGATCGGCCTCGTCGGCTCGCTGCTGTTCTGCACGGTGTTCTACATCCTCGTTGCTGCTGGTGCTGTTGGCACCATCGGTGGCCAGCCGATCATGGGTCCGAACGGAGTGCCGTTCCCTGCCGGTTCCGAAGAGCTTGCCCGCCAGTGCGCTACCTACGCTGCGGACCAGCTTCCGCTAGTCTGCTCTAACGAAGCTCTCGCTCACGTTCTGCGCCAGATCGGATGGTCGGGCATCGGTAACCTGCTCGGGATTGCGGCGTTTCTCGCGCTGCCTTCGGTCATCCTCGTGCTGATCTTCGGCCAGACCCGCATCTTCTTCGTGATGGCACGTGACGGCCTGCTGCCCGAAAAGCTCAGCACGGTGCACCCCAAGTACAAGACTCCCCACATCGTCACCATGATGACGGGTGGTGCAGTTGCATTGGGAGCAGCCTTCTTCCCTGTCGGGAAGCTGGCCGACATCTCCAACGCGGGCACACTTTATGCGTTCATGATGGTAGCCATCGCTTTGCTGGTCCTTCGTCGGCGTGACCCGGAGCGCAAGCGCGCCTTCCGTGTGCCGATGGCGTGGATCATTGCTCCGCTGACGATTGCGGGCTGTGTGTTCCTGTTCCTTAACCTGCCGATCGACGCGATGCTCTTCCTTCCCGGATGGGGCGTACTCGGTATCATCGTCTACTTCCTTTACAGCCGTGGCAG